In Acanthochromis polyacanthus isolate Apoly-LR-REF ecotype Palm Island chromosome 18, KAUST_Apoly_ChrSc, whole genome shotgun sequence, the following proteins share a genomic window:
- the LOC110949481 gene encoding probable global transcription activator SNF2L2 isoform X2, producing the protein MEEDISLKKRKGDHHGEKELEAGQETGEKVKRKRGRPPAEKLPPNPPELTRTLNTLVDMVINYKDGLGRQISKGFVQLPSKKEVPEYYELIRKPVDFRRIRERVRNHKYRSVGDLEKDIFLLCHNAQTYNLEGSQIYEDSIVIKSVFESARQRIVTDEQQKETVSASHSDNGGGAEDQFVPSAVKPLPVQIKKGAKEERSRNTNMAKRLHSDLDSDEDLEDNTTKDEG; encoded by the exons ATGGAAGAGGACATCAGTCTGAAGAAGCGTAAAGGTGATCACCATGGAGAGAAAGAGCTGGAGGCCGGGCAAGAAACTGGTGAAAAGGTCAAACGGAAGCGAGGACGCCCGCCAGCTGAGAAACTGCCTCCAAATCCACCTGAACTCACCAGAACACTGAACACACTGGTGGATATGGTCATCAACTACAAGGATGG GTTGGGACGACAGATCAGTAAAGGCTTTGTGCAGCTTCCCTCTAAGAAGGAGGTACCCGAGTACTACGAGCTGATCCGAAAGCCTGTGGACTTCAGAAGGATCAGG GAACGTGTGCGTAATCACAAGTACAGAAGTGTGGGGGATTTGGAAAAGGACATTTTCCTCCTGTGCCACAATGCTCAGACTTACAACTTGGAGGGATCTCAG ATCTATGAGGATTCGATTGTCATTAAGTCTGTTTTTGAGAGCGCAAGACAGAGAATTGTCACAGACGAGCAACAGAAAGAGACGGTTAGCGCCAGTCACAGCGATAATGGCGGCGGAGCTGAAGACCAATTTGTTCCATCAGCAG TGAAACCATTGCCAGTCCAAATAAAGAAGGGAGCaaaggaggagaggagcagaAACACCAACATGGCCAAGAGGCTTCACAGTGATTTAGACAGCGACGAAGATCTAGAGGATAACACCACAAAAGATGAGGGTTGA
- the LOC110949481 gene encoding probable global transcription activator SNF2L2 isoform X1 → MKRLAARRYAGLLILSPTAAADPDSQPADCSQPEAAENGSLEDMEEDISLKKRKGDHHGEKELEAGQETGEKVKRKRGRPPAEKLPPNPPELTRTLNTLVDMVINYKDGLGRQISKGFVQLPSKKEVPEYYELIRKPVDFRRIRERVRNHKYRSVGDLEKDIFLLCHNAQTYNLEGSQIYEDSIVIKSVFESARQRIVTDEQQKETVSASHSDNGGGAEDQFVPSAVKPLPVQIKKGAKEERSRNTNMAKRLHSDLDSDEDLEDNTTKDEG, encoded by the exons ATGAAGAGACTAGCAGCTCGCCGCTATGCTGGCTTGCTAATTCTCTCCCCCACAGCTGCAGCCGATCCTGATAGCCAGCCTGCAGATTGCAGTCAG CCTGAGGCAGCAGAGAACGGTTCCCTGGAGGACATGGAAGAGGACATCAGTCTGAAGAAGCGTAAAGGTGATCACCATGGAGAGAAAGAGCTGGAGGCCGGGCAAGAAACTGGTGAAAAGGTCAAACGGAAGCGAGGACGCCCGCCAGCTGAGAAACTGCCTCCAAATCCACCTGAACTCACCAGAACACTGAACACACTGGTGGATATGGTCATCAACTACAAGGATGG GTTGGGACGACAGATCAGTAAAGGCTTTGTGCAGCTTCCCTCTAAGAAGGAGGTACCCGAGTACTACGAGCTGATCCGAAAGCCTGTGGACTTCAGAAGGATCAGG GAACGTGTGCGTAATCACAAGTACAGAAGTGTGGGGGATTTGGAAAAGGACATTTTCCTCCTGTGCCACAATGCTCAGACTTACAACTTGGAGGGATCTCAG ATCTATGAGGATTCGATTGTCATTAAGTCTGTTTTTGAGAGCGCAAGACAGAGAATTGTCACAGACGAGCAACAGAAAGAGACGGTTAGCGCCAGTCACAGCGATAATGGCGGCGGAGCTGAAGACCAATTTGTTCCATCAGCAG TGAAACCATTGCCAGTCCAAATAAAGAAGGGAGCaaaggaggagaggagcagaAACACCAACATGGCCAAGAGGCTTCACAGTGATTTAGACAGCGACGAAGATCTAGAGGATAACACCACAAAAGATGAGGGTTGA